A section of the Pygocentrus nattereri isolate fPygNat1 chromosome 18, fPygNat1.pri, whole genome shotgun sequence genome encodes:
- the LOC108437810 gene encoding complement C1q-like protein 2 isoform X1: MRVSVVLLLLCLSSVHLYRAVDQLVVGDDQTEFTQSQIEELKKQYAGLEGSVDSTELSAEEPGEEHSIRRKVAFSYASGLKGSLGPCNKEVIVPFHKKITDVGNAFNPMTGVFTAPLRGVYYFRFNLYGSSYFYSLAACLYKNHEKILDVTKSPRGWYKYVVGGATLLLRKGDHVYVKLKRKSQIHDDNENHCTFSGFLLFPM; encoded by the exons ATGAGGGTCAGCGTGGTTCTGCTTTTGCTCTGCTTGTCTTCTGTTCATCTCTATAGAGCTGTTGACCAGCTGGTTGTGGGGGACGATCAGACTGAGTTCACCCAAAGCCAGATTGAAGAGCTGAAGAAACAATACGCAG GGCTGGAGGGGAGTGTGGACTCTACTGAACTGAGTGCTGAAGAACCAGGTGAGGAGCATTCAA TAAGACGAAAGGTGGCGTTCTCATATGCTTCAGGCCTAAAAGGAAGTCTTGGGCCTTGCAACAAGGAGGTTATAGTGCCTTTccacaaaaaaatcacagatgTGGGAAACGCATTCAATCCAATGACAG gtgttttcactgctccactcAGAGGCGTCTATTACTTCAGGTTTAATTTATATGGTTCCAGTTATTTTTACAGCCTGGCTGCATGTTTGTACAAAAATCATGAGAAAATCTTAGACGTGACCAAGTCCCCAAGAGGATGGTATAAGTATGTTGTTGGTGGAGCCACTCTGCTGCTGCGGAAAGGAGATCATGTCTATGTTAAGCTCAAAAGAAAAAGTCAGATTCACGACGACAATGAAAACCATTGCACTTTCAGTggttttctgctgtttcctATGTGA
- the LOC108437810 gene encoding complement C1q-like protein 2 isoform X3 gives MRVSVVLLLLCLSSVHLYRAVDQLVVGDDQTEFTQSQIEELKKQYAGLEGSVDSTELSAEEPVRRKVAFSYASGLKGSLGPCNKEVIVPFHKKITDVGNAFNPMTGVFTAPLRGVYYFRFNLYGSSYFYSLAACLYKNHEKILDVTKSPRGWYKYVVGGATLLLRKGDHVYVKLKRKSQIHDDNENHCTFSGFLLFPM, from the exons ATGAGGGTCAGCGTGGTTCTGCTTTTGCTCTGCTTGTCTTCTGTTCATCTCTATAGAGCTGTTGACCAGCTGGTTGTGGGGGACGATCAGACTGAGTTCACCCAAAGCCAGATTGAAGAGCTGAAGAAACAATACGCAG GGCTGGAGGGGAGTGTGGACTCTACTGAACTGAGTGCTGAAGAACCAG TAAGACGAAAGGTGGCGTTCTCATATGCTTCAGGCCTAAAAGGAAGTCTTGGGCCTTGCAACAAGGAGGTTATAGTGCCTTTccacaaaaaaatcacagatgTGGGAAACGCATTCAATCCAATGACAG gtgttttcactgctccactcAGAGGCGTCTATTACTTCAGGTTTAATTTATATGGTTCCAGTTATTTTTACAGCCTGGCTGCATGTTTGTACAAAAATCATGAGAAAATCTTAGACGTGACCAAGTCCCCAAGAGGATGGTATAAGTATGTTGTTGGTGGAGCCACTCTGCTGCTGCGGAAAGGAGATCATGTCTATGTTAAGCTCAAAAGAAAAAGTCAGATTCACGACGACAATGAAAACCATTGCACTTTCAGTggttttctgctgtttcctATGTGA
- the LOC108437810 gene encoding complement C1q-like protein 2 isoform X2 has translation MRVSVVLLLLCLSSVHLHRAVDQLVVGDKQTEFTQSQIEELKKQDTGLEGSVDSTELSAEEPGEEHSIRRKVAFSYASGLKGSLGPCNKEVIVPFHKKITDVGNAFNPMTGVFTAPLRGVYYFRFNLYGSSYFYSLAACLYKNHEKILDVTKSPRGWYKYVVGGATLLLRKGDHVYVKLKRKSQIHDDNENHCTFSGFLLFPM, from the exons ATGAGGGTCAGCGTGGTTCTGCTTTTGCTCTGCTTGTCTTCTGTTCATCTCCATAGAGCTGTTGACCAGCTGGTTGTGGGGGACAAGCAGACGGAGTTCACCCAAAGCCAGATTGAAGAGCTGAAGAAACAAGACACAG GGCTGGAGGGGAGTGTGGACTCTACTGAACTGAGTGCTGAAGAACCAGGTGAGGAGCATTCAA TAAGACGAAAGGTGGCGTTCTCATATGCTTCAGGCCTAAAAGGAAGTCTTGGGCCTTGCAACAAGGAGGTTATAGTGCCTTTccacaaaaaaatcacagatgTGGGAAACGCATTCAATCCAATGACAG gtgttttcactgctccactcAGAGGCGTCTATTACTTCAGGTTTAATTTATATGGTTCCAGTTATTTTTACAGCCTGGCTGCATGTTTGTACAAAAATCATGAGAAAATCTTAGACGTGACCAAGTCCCCAAGAGGATGGTATAAGTATGTTGTTGGTGGAGCCACTCTGCTGCTGCGGAAAGGAGATCATGTCTATGTTAAGCTCAAAAGAAAAAGTCAGATTCACGACGACAATGAAAACCATTGCACTTTCAGTggttttctgctgtttcctATGTGA